From Scophthalmus maximus strain ysfricsl-2021 chromosome 14, ASM2237912v1, whole genome shotgun sequence, one genomic window encodes:
- the fmnl2a gene encoding formin-like protein 2 isoform X3, with protein MGNAGSMEQHPDFRGHNMPLKLPMPEPGELEERFAIVLNSMNLPPDKARLLRQYDNEKKWELICDQERFQVKNPPHTYLQKLRSYLDPAVTRKKFRRRVQESTQVLRELEISLRTNHIGWVREFLNEENKGLDVLVEYLSFAQYAVTFDGDCVENNLEAAIDKSKPWSRSIEDLHGGSTLPSPITGNGITRAGRQSTLRSNTLPSRRTLKNSRLVCKKDDVHVCIMCLRAIMNYQYGFNMVMSHPHAVNEIALSLNNKNPRTKALVLELLAAVCLVRGGHEIILSAFDNFKEVCVETQRFEKLMEYFKNEDNNIDFMVACMQFINIVVHSVEDMNFRVHLQYDFTKLCLDDYLDKLKHTESDKLQVQIQAYLDNVFDVGALLEDAETKNAALERVEELEENMSHMTEKLQDMENEAMSKIVELEKQLMQRNKDLESIREVYKDTSSQVHSLRQMLKEKDEAIQRQSNLEKKIHELEKQGTIKIHKKGDGDISILPSPPAGTEGVPGGVIGGTSGAVSPNHVGVVAGAPAPPPPPPPPPLPVNGTLPNGPSSAIPAATAPPPPPPPPPPPPPPPPGLASAISAPLPPPPPPMAPPLPGCGTPTVIMNSGLAAVKIKKPIKTKFRMPVFNWVALKPNQINGTVFNEIDDERILEDLNVDEFEEMFKTKAQGAPLELTMSKQKVIQKGPNKVSLLDSNRSKNLAITLRKVGKMPEEICKAIQIFDLRTLPVDYVECLMRFQPTENEIKILRQFEKERKPLESLTDEDRFMMQFSKIERLMQKMTIMAFIGNFCESIQMLTPQLHAVIAASVSIKSSQKLKKILEIILALGNYMNSSKRGAVYGFKLQSLDLLLDTKSTDRKMTLLHYIANVVKEKYSQVSLFYNELHYVEKAAAVSLENVLLDVKELQRGMELTKREYSMHGHNTMLKDFIAHNENKLKKLQDDAKIAQDAFDEAVKFFGENSKTTPPSVFFPVFVRFVKAYRQAEEDNEQKKRQEQIMMEKLLEQEAMMEENQKSPSHKNKRQQQELITELRKKQVKDSRHVYEGKDGAIEDIITVLKTVPFTARTAKRGSRFFCEPALNEEYHY; from the exons AAATTCAGACGGAGGGTTCAGGAGTCCACCCAAGTCCTGAGAGAACTGGAAATTTCATTACGAACAAATCATATAGG GTGGGTGAGAGAATTCCTCAACGAAGAGAACAAAGGCCTGGACGTGCTGGTGGAATATCTTTCTTTTGCACAGTATGCCGTCAC GTTTGATGGAGACTGTGTGGAGAATAACCTGGAGGCTGCGATAGACAAATCTAAGCCCTGGAGCCGCTCTATAGAAGACCTGCATGGAGGAAGCACCCTGCCGTCTCCCATCACGGGGAATGGCATCACGCGTGCCGGGCGACAATCCACGTTACG cagcaacacactgcCCAGCCGGCGAACGCTGAAAAACTCCCGACTGGTGTGTAAGAAAGACGACGTCCACGTCTGCATCATGTGCCTCCGTGCTATCATGAACTACCAG TACGGCTTCAACATGGTCATGTCGCACCCACATGCTGTGAATGAAATTGCACTAAGCCTCAACAATAAAAACCCCAG AACTAAAGCTCTGGTCCTCGAGCTCCTGGCGGCAGTTTGTCTCGTGAGAGGCGGCCACGAAATTATTCTCTCTGCGTTCGACAACTTTAAAGAG gtgtgtgtggagacGCAGCGGTTCGAGAAGCTAATGGAGTATTTCAAGAACGAGGACAACAACATTGACTTCATG GTGGCATGTATGCAGTTCATCAATATTGTCGTGCACTCAGTGGAAGACATGAACTTCAGAGTTCATCTACAGTACGACTTCACCAAGCTGTGCCTGGACGACTACTTGGAC AAACTAAAACATACGGAGAGCGATAAGCTGCAGGTTCAGATCCAGGCGTACTTGGACAACGTCTTTGATGTGGGAGCCCTCCTGGAGGATGCGGAGACCAAAAACGCTGCCCTGGAGCGGGTGGAGGAGCTCGAGGAGAACATGTCCCAT ATGACAGAGAAGCTGCAGGACATGGAGAACGAGGCCATGTCCAAGATcgtggagctggagaagcagctgaTGCAAAGGAACAAGGATCTTGAATCCATCAGG GAAGTCTACAAAGACACCAGCTCGCAGGTGCACTCGCTGCGGCAGATGTTGAAGGAGAAGGATGAGGCCATCCAGCGACAGAGCAACCTGGAGAAGAAGATCCACGAGCTGGAGAAGCAGGGCACCATCAAGATCCACAAGAAGGGAGACGGCGAcatctccatccttccctcGCCACCCGCCGGCACGGAGGGTGTGCCGGGTGGCGTGATCGGAGGAACGAGCGGCGCCGTCAGTCCAAACCACGTCGGAGTCGTAGCAGGCGCGCCtgctccccctccaccacctcctccccctccactgcCGGTGAACGGCACAT tgcCAAACGGACCATCATCGGCCATTCCAGCGGCGACggctcccccacctcctccgccacctccccctccacctcctcctccacccccagGGCTGGCCTCAGCGATCTCAGCCCCgctgcctcctccgcctcctccgatGGCCCCCCCGCTGCCCGGCTGTGGGACGCCCACCGTCATCATGAACTCCGGGTTAGCTG CTGTTAAGATCAAGAAACCCATCAAGACGAAGTTCCGCATGCCCGTCTTCAACTGGGTGGCCCTGAAACCAAACCAGATCAACGGGACCGTCTTCAACGAGATCGATGATGAGAGGATACTCGAG GACCTGAACGTGGACGAGTTCGAGGAGATGTTCAAGACGAAAGCCCAGGGCGCGCCGCTCGAGCTCACCATGAGCAAGCAGAAGGTCATCCAGAAGGGGCCCAACAAGGTGTCGCTGCTGGACTCCAACAGGTCAAAGAACCTGGCCATCACGCTGAGGAAAGTGGGCAAGATGCCCGAGGAGATCTGCAAGGCCATCCAGAT CTTTGACCTGCGGACTCTGCCGGTGGACTATGTGGAGTGCCTGATGCGCTTCCAGCCGACGGAGAACGAGATTAAAATCCTGCGGCAGTTCGAGAAGGAGCGCAAGCCGCTGGAAAGCCTGACGGACGAGGACCGCTTCATGATGCAGTTCAGTAAGATCGAGCGGCTCATGCAGAAGATGACCATCATGGCCTTCATCGGCAACTTCTGCGAGAGCATTCAGATGCTCACGCCG CAACTTCACGCCGTCATTGCAGCGTCAGTGTCCATCAAGTCTTCACAGAAGCTAAAGAAAATTCTGGAG ATTATCTTGGCACTCGGAAACTACATGAACAGCAGCAAAAGAGGAGCGGTGTACGGATTCAAGCTGCAAAGTTTAGACTTG CTACTCGATACCAAGTCGACGGACCGTAAGATGACATTGCTGCACTACATAGCCAATGTGGTGAAGGAGAAATACTCGCAGGTCTCTCTCTTCTACAACGAGCTGCACTACGTGGAGAAAGCTGCGGCAG TCTCGCTGGAGAACGTCCTGCTCGAtgtgaaggagctgcagagggGCATGGAGTTGACCAAACGAGAGTACAGCATGCACGGCCACAACACCATGCTCAAAGACTTCATCGCGCACAATGAAAACAAGCTGAAGAAGCTGCAGGACGACGCCAAGATTGCACAG GACGCCTTCGACGAGGCGGTGAAATTCTTCGGGGAGAACTCCAAAACCACGCCGCCGTCCGTCTTCTTCCCCGTGTTCGTGCGATTCGTCAAGGCCTACAGG CAAGCAGAGGAGGACAACgagcaaaaaaagagacaggagcAGATCATGATGGAAAAACTTCTAGAACAAGAGGCCATGATGGAGGAAAACCAAAAG TCTCCATCCCATAAGAACAAGCGGCAGCAGCAAGAGCTGATCACGGAGCTGAGGAAGAAACAGGTGAAAGACAGCCGCCACGTCTATGAGGGCAAAGATGGAGCAATTGAGGACATCATCACAG TGCTGAAGACCGTGCCCTTTACCGCCCGCACAGCCAAGCGCGGCTCTCGGTTCTTCTGCGAGCCCGCCCTCAATGAGGAGTACCATTACTAA